The proteins below are encoded in one region of Bremerella sp. P1:
- a CDS encoding serine/threonine-protein kinase codes for MSLLKKFTSFFAGQPRLDIASRFSILKEAVSGTMSEFYKVREHSTGRTLGLKILDLEKQQFFDSRFQGLKRPKEGEIAMSLTHPCIVRTLEHGLVTTGQQYVLMEYLEGKGLNSLIVDRDPMLEGKQLVLLRQMADALACVHEAGYIHRDICPRNFIAAPDCRSCKLIDFGLTLPALPEFMAPGNRTGTPNYMAPEIVRRRPTDQRVDIFSLGVTGFRLLVYELPWASVEGTGRDALSHDTVPPGNIFDHRPKLNRELGELIMSCIDRDPRNRPETARDLLNALQRIKRLDA; via the coding sequence ATGAGTCTGCTCAAGAAGTTCACGTCATTCTTCGCCGGCCAACCCAGGCTTGATATCGCCTCGCGATTTTCAATCTTGAAAGAAGCCGTCTCGGGGACGATGAGCGAATTCTACAAGGTCCGCGAGCATTCGACCGGCCGAACGCTCGGGCTCAAGATTCTCGACCTGGAAAAGCAGCAATTCTTCGATTCTCGCTTTCAGGGGCTGAAGCGTCCCAAGGAAGGCGAAATCGCCATGTCGCTCACGCATCCGTGCATTGTGCGGACGCTGGAGCACGGCTTGGTGACCACTGGCCAGCAATACGTGCTGATGGAGTACTTAGAAGGCAAAGGGCTCAATTCGCTGATTGTCGACCGAGATCCGATGCTGGAAGGGAAGCAGCTGGTCTTGCTGCGTCAAATGGCGGACGCCCTGGCCTGCGTCCACGAGGCCGGGTACATCCACCGCGACATTTGCCCTCGAAACTTCATTGCGGCCCCAGATTGCCGCTCGTGCAAGCTCATCGACTTTGGGCTCACGCTGCCCGCCCTGCCGGAGTTCATGGCTCCTGGCAATCGTACGGGGACACCAAACTACATGGCCCCTGAGATCGTTCGTCGCCGACCTACCGACCAACGCGTGGATATCTTTTCTCTGGGCGTAACAGGTTTCCGCCTTTTGGTTTACGAATTGCCATGGGCCAGCGTGGAAGGGACCGGGCGAGATGCTTTGAGCCACGATACCGTCCCACCTGGCAACATCTTTGACCATCGTCCGAAGCTCAATCGGGAATTGGGGGAGCTGATCATGTCGTGCATCGACCGTGATCCCCGCAACCGCCCCGAGACTGCCCGTGACCTGCTTAACGCGTTGCAGAGAATCAAGCGGTTAGACGCTTAG
- the nusG gene encoding transcription termination/antitermination protein NusG: MASSPDNSFDPQKDPETDIPADAAAPSEEAATPEAASEEPASTESEDVGAAEGADAGQEVVEEAAAEEPAEPAPAPAPAAAGKKRGPIEEIIEDEEDAATDAANKEWYILKVQSNREKSISNNLVRRVKMAGLEDYFGEILVPTEDLVEYKNGKKKVTKQKLYPGYIVVHMAINDETWFLVRETGGIGDFTGAAGKPVPMLPHEVDRIVKKTRKPEEGEQEEVKTNIRFKIGDHVRITEGTFENFEGDVEVIDNTNGRVTVMINIFGRTTPVEMEHWQMEPV; this comes from the coding sequence GTGGCAAGTTCTCCTGACAATTCGTTCGATCCTCAGAAAGATCCCGAGACGGATATTCCTGCGGATGCAGCAGCTCCCTCGGAAGAAGCAGCGACACCTGAAGCTGCCTCGGAAGAGCCTGCGTCGACCGAGTCGGAAGACGTTGGTGCTGCCGAAGGCGCTGATGCTGGTCAGGAAGTCGTGGAAGAAGCGGCGGCCGAAGAACCAGCCGAGCCAGCGCCAGCGCCTGCTCCTGCAGCTGCCGGCAAGAAGCGTGGCCCCATCGAAGAGATCATTGAAGATGAAGAAGACGCTGCCACGGATGCAGCGAATAAGGAGTGGTACATCCTCAAGGTTCAGAGTAATCGCGAAAAGTCGATTTCCAACAACCTGGTTCGCCGGGTCAAAATGGCCGGTCTTGAGGATTACTTCGGCGAGATTCTTGTTCCCACCGAGGACCTGGTGGAATACAAGAACGGCAAGAAAAAAGTCACCAAGCAGAAGCTCTACCCAGGCTACATCGTCGTGCACATGGCAATCAACGACGAAACATGGTTCCTGGTTCGTGAGACCGGCGGCATTGGTGACTTCACGGGCGCCGCTGGCAAGCCAGTGCCCATGTTGCCGCACGAAGTGGATCGCATCGTCAAGAAGACGCGCAAGCCTGAAGAGGGTGAGCAAGAAGAAGTCAAGACGAACATTCGCTTCAAGATTGGCGACCATGTTCGCATCACCGAAGGCACCTTCGAGAACTTCGAGGGGGATGTCGAGGTGATCGACAACACCAATGGCCGCGTGACGGTCATGATTAATATTTTCGGCCGCACAACACCGGTGGAGATGGAACACTGGCAAATGGAGCCAGTTTAG
- the rplJ gene encoding 50S ribosomal protein L10, protein MSKYLKKLVITDLSKKLDGVNDLLVVDVVGMNAEKTHLVRKQLREKGLSLMVVRRTLAAKACEGTSLAPAFDSMEGSTALVWGGEDFVDLAKEVVKLNEDDTFPGFTAKGGVMDGESLNPDSVKAISKWPNRAEQLSLLVGQILGPGRTLAAQIKGPGAKLASQVKQVGEKQEG, encoded by the coding sequence ATGAGTAAGTATTTAAAGAAACTGGTGATCACCGACCTGTCCAAGAAATTGGATGGCGTGAACGACCTTCTGGTGGTCGACGTTGTGGGGATGAATGCGGAAAAGACCCATCTGGTCCGCAAGCAACTCCGTGAAAAGGGCCTGAGCCTGATGGTTGTCCGCCGAACGTTGGCAGCCAAGGCATGTGAAGGTACCTCGCTCGCACCTGCCTTTGATAGCATGGAAGGCAGCACTGCCCTGGTTTGGGGTGGCGAAGATTTCGTCGACTTGGCCAAGGAAGTTGTCAAGCTGAACGAAGACGATACGTTTCCGGGATTCACCGCTAAAGGCGGTGTCATGGATGGCGAATCCCTGAACCCCGATTCGGTCAAGGCAATCAGTAAATGGCCCAACCGAGCTGAACAGCTCTCGCTTCTGGTGGGTCAGATCCTGGGACCTGGCCGTACCCTGGCAGCCCAAATCAAGGGGCCAGGTGCCAAGTTGGCCTCGCAGGTCAAGCAAGTTGGCGAAAAGCAAGAAGGCTAA
- a CDS encoding histidine phosphatase family protein, protein MLRIVLVRPGQTEYDFQGRIRSRLAVPLTEEGTRQASEMVQQLQALEIQAIYCGPCQSCQQTAETFAHALGKRIKQMDCLANLNAGLWQGKLITEVKQNQPTVYRLWQENPEAVCPPQGETLGEVRLRVQNALDKIWKKHQKGDGNVIVVAPEPLASIIRSEILQTDFGDLWQAERRCGWWELIQYEKNAVVSKV, encoded by the coding sequence ATGTTACGAATAGTGCTCGTCCGACCTGGGCAGACCGAATACGACTTTCAGGGTCGCATCCGTAGCCGTCTTGCCGTTCCGCTGACCGAAGAAGGAACACGCCAGGCGTCGGAAATGGTTCAACAGCTTCAGGCCCTGGAGATTCAGGCCATCTACTGTGGCCCTTGCCAGTCATGTCAGCAGACCGCTGAGACGTTCGCCCATGCCCTGGGTAAGCGAATCAAGCAAATGGACTGCCTGGCGAACTTGAACGCCGGACTTTGGCAGGGAAAACTGATCACCGAGGTCAAGCAAAACCAGCCGACCGTCTACCGATTGTGGCAGGAAAACCCAGAGGCGGTCTGTCCCCCCCAAGGGGAGACTTTAGGCGAGGTGCGCTTGCGTGTGCAGAACGCCCTAGACAAGATATGGAAAAAGCATCAAAAAGGTGACGGCAATGTGATTGTAGTCGCCCCAGAACCTCTGGCATCCATCATTCGCAGCGAGATCCTGCAAACCGACTTCGGTGATTTGTGGCAGGCCGAACGTCGATGTGGATGGTGGGAATTGATCCAGTATGAAAAAAACGCAGTCGTCTCGAAAGTCTAA
- the tuf gene encoding elongation factor Tu, producing MAKDVFERSKPHVNVGTIGHIDHGKTTTTGAILAVQAAKGLAKMKAYSEIAKGGTVRDETKTVTIAVAHVEYESPTRHYAHIDCPGHADFVKNMITGAAQMDGAILVVSAADGPMPQTKEHVLLARQVGVPCIVVYLNKCDLVDDEELLDLVELEVRELLNKNDFPGDDCPVVRGNSLAAYNKPDDPEASACITELVEALDSYIPEPERETDKPFLMAIEDVFSIEGRGTVATGRIERGVVKVGEEVEILGLTEKPTKTTVTGVEMFNKILQEGHAGDNVGCLLRGVKREDISRGQVLAKPGSVNPHTKFEAEIYCLSKEEGGRHTPFFSGYRPQFYFRTTDVTGTANLQGAEMCMPGDNVKIEVELHKPIAMFEGVRFAIREGGKTVGSGVVTKITE from the coding sequence ATGGCCAAGGACGTATTTGAACGATCTAAACCTCACGTCAATGTTGGCACCATCGGTCACATCGACCACGGTAAAACGACCACCACTGGCGCTATCCTGGCAGTTCAGGCTGCTAAGGGTCTGGCCAAGATGAAGGCCTACTCGGAAATCGCCAAGGGCGGTACCGTTCGTGACGAAACGAAGACGGTTACCATCGCTGTGGCTCACGTCGAGTACGAATCGCCGACTCGTCACTATGCTCACATCGACTGCCCCGGCCACGCCGACTTTGTGAAGAACATGATCACCGGTGCTGCCCAAATGGACGGTGCGATCCTGGTGGTTTCCGCTGCTGACGGTCCAATGCCGCAGACGAAGGAACACGTTCTCCTCGCTCGCCAGGTTGGTGTACCTTGCATCGTGGTTTACTTGAACAAGTGTGACCTGGTCGACGACGAAGAGTTGTTGGATCTGGTTGAACTGGAAGTTCGTGAACTGCTGAACAAGAACGACTTCCCAGGCGACGACTGCCCGGTTGTTCGTGGTAACTCGCTGGCTGCCTATAACAAGCCAGACGATCCGGAAGCTTCCGCTTGCATCACCGAATTGGTTGAAGCACTGGATAGCTACATTCCAGAACCAGAACGCGAAACCGACAAGCCGTTCCTGATGGCAATCGAAGACGTCTTCTCCATTGAAGGTCGTGGTACGGTTGCTACCGGTCGTATCGAACGCGGTGTTGTGAAGGTTGGTGAAGAAGTCGAAATCCTCGGTCTGACCGAGAAGCCGACCAAGACCACCGTCACCGGTGTCGAAATGTTCAACAAGATCCTGCAAGAAGGTCACGCTGGCGATAACGTCGGTTGCCTTCTGCGTGGTGTCAAGCGTGAAGACATCTCGCGTGGTCAGGTTCTCGCTAAACCAGGTTCGGTTAACCCGCACACCAAGTTCGAGGCAGAAATCTACTGCTTGAGCAAGGAAGAAGGTGGTCGTCACACGCCATTCTTCAGCGGTTACCGCCCACAGTTCTACTTCCGTACGACCGACGTCACCGGTACTGCAAACCTGCAAGGTGCCGAAATGTGCATGCCAGGCGACAACGTGAAGATCGAAGTCGAACTGCACAAGCCGATCGCTATGTTTGAAGGTGTTCGCTTCGCTATCCGCGAAGGTGGTAAGACCGTCGGTTCCGGCGTTGTTACCAAGATCACCGAGTAA
- the secE gene encoding preprotein translocase subunit SecE translates to MAKEKTVGSASLLNEMVQWKGYKPTQGRVARQATLISIWVLIAIAAYQLYQQLEAYASMAQYKLHYVLPVALVVVGFWVAYRLINWPTFADFLIAVEAEMNKVTWPSKAELWRSVIVVIALIFILALLLFAFDLLWITLFKTIGLIPPDPQTPAT, encoded by the coding sequence ATGGCCAAGGAGAAGACCGTCGGTTCCGCTTCCCTTCTCAATGAGATGGTGCAGTGGAAAGGTTATAAGCCGACACAGGGTAGGGTTGCCCGCCAGGCAACGCTGATTTCGATTTGGGTGTTGATTGCGATCGCTGCTTACCAGCTGTATCAACAGTTGGAAGCTTACGCATCCATGGCCCAGTACAAGTTGCATTACGTGCTTCCGGTTGCCCTGGTTGTTGTTGGTTTTTGGGTCGCTTACCGACTGATTAACTGGCCTACGTTCGCGGACTTTTTGATCGCGGTCGAGGCAGAAATGAATAAGGTGACTTGGCCTTCCAAGGCCGAGTTGTGGCGAAGTGTCATCGTGGTGATCGCGTTGATCTTCATCCTGGCCTTGTTGTTGTTTGCGTTTGACTTGTTGTGGATCACCTTGTTCAAGACGATTGGACTGATCCCGCCTGATCCGCAGACGCCCGCCACTTAG
- the accD gene encoding acetyl-CoA carboxylase, carboxyltransferase subunit beta: MASVSSDIASQTEESGKPKKRGVPEGLWQRCPGCQAAIFRKQAEQQLGVCPECDYHWTITAQQRIEQVLDTGTFEEWDTNLHSLDPLEFKDKKSYADRLVAEQKRTGLREAALTGCGMIRARRVAIGVTDSAFIMGSMGSVVGEKLTRLIERATAQDLPLIIISGSGGGARMHEGILSLMQMAKTTAALAKFHEAGGLFISVLTNPTMGGVAASFASLGDLIFAEPKALVGFAGPRTIKATIRIDLPEGFQTSEFLLEHGFVDRIVPRNKLKLEIARAIDYCGK; the protein is encoded by the coding sequence ATGGCATCCGTTTCCTCGGATATCGCATCTCAAACCGAAGAATCCGGCAAACCTAAGAAACGCGGCGTACCGGAAGGCCTATGGCAACGATGTCCCGGCTGTCAGGCCGCCATCTTCCGTAAGCAAGCCGAACAGCAGTTGGGCGTCTGTCCCGAGTGTGACTATCACTGGACCATTACGGCTCAGCAGCGAATCGAGCAGGTTCTCGATACCGGAACTTTCGAGGAATGGGACACCAACCTCCATTCACTCGATCCGCTGGAATTCAAGGACAAAAAGTCGTACGCCGACCGCCTGGTGGCCGAGCAGAAGCGAACTGGCCTGCGAGAAGCGGCTCTGACCGGCTGCGGCATGATCCGTGCTCGACGTGTCGCCATCGGTGTGACCGACAGTGCGTTCATCATGGGTAGCATGGGAAGCGTCGTCGGCGAAAAGCTGACGCGACTGATCGAGCGTGCGACCGCTCAGGACTTGCCGCTGATCATCATCAGTGGTTCCGGCGGTGGTGCCCGTATGCACGAAGGGATCTTGTCCCTCATGCAGATGGCCAAGACAACCGCGGCGCTGGCCAAGTTCCACGAGGCCGGAGGGCTGTTCATTTCCGTTTTGACCAATCCGACCATGGGTGGCGTGGCTGCCAGCTTCGCATCCTTGGGTGACCTGATCTTCGCCGAACCGAAGGCCTTGGTGGGCTTCGCCGGTCCACGAACGATCAAGGCAACCATTCGCATCGATCTGCCAGAAGGCTTCCAGACCAGCGAATTCCTGCTGGAACACGGCTTTGTGGACCGGATTGTCCCGCGAAACAAGCTGAAGCTCGAAATCGCCCGCGCGATCGACTACTGCGGCAAATAG
- a CDS encoding DUF3891 family protein, which produces MIVRPYKLPDGEPKLFLIQQSVHAALSGDLASHWGNKPFAPLVHPEVVWPAIFHHDDGWIPVDKSPPIDRKTKRPVSFLDSPAPDSHAIWTKSIEWAARISPFAQYLIAEHFMTLREHSESAESEAGQTFIHKYEELCETWRDNWEKRHPQCSDEEEKLAVAQLRFFDWFSLWLCLDERSEIHTFEKTPDEIPLTVEPQPNGNILTSPWPWTVDHVHVAVGGYLVPDRDYADTDDVLREMNDWCQLEWRFAPK; this is translated from the coding sequence GTGATTGTTCGCCCCTACAAATTACCCGACGGTGAACCCAAGTTGTTCCTGATACAACAGTCGGTGCACGCCGCCCTTTCAGGCGATCTTGCTTCGCACTGGGGCAACAAGCCGTTCGCCCCTTTGGTTCACCCAGAGGTGGTCTGGCCAGCGATCTTTCATCACGACGATGGCTGGATCCCGGTCGACAAGTCTCCGCCGATCGATCGCAAGACCAAGCGTCCGGTTTCGTTTCTCGACTCCCCGGCACCTGACTCGCATGCCATCTGGACGAAGTCGATCGAGTGGGCCGCACGGATCAGCCCGTTTGCTCAGTACCTGATTGCCGAACACTTCATGACGCTCCGCGAGCATAGCGAGTCGGCCGAAAGCGAAGCAGGTCAGACCTTCATCCACAAATACGAAGAACTATGCGAGACGTGGCGCGACAACTGGGAAAAACGTCATCCCCAGTGCTCCGACGAAGAAGAAAAGCTGGCCGTCGCGCAGTTGCGATTCTTTGACTGGTTCAGCCTGTGGCTGTGCCTGGACGAACGCAGCGAGATTCACACCTTCGAGAAAACCCCTGACGAAATCCCGCTGACGGTCGAGCCGCAGCCCAATGGCAACATCCTGACGTCTCCTTGGCCATGGACCGTCGACCATGTGCATGTGGCCGTGGGGGGCTATTTGGTGCCCGATCGCGACTACGCTGATACCGACGATGTCCTGCGCGAAATGAACGATTGGTGTCAGCTTGAGTGGCGGTTCGCCCCCAAGTAG
- a CDS encoding small basic protein has translation MTIDKSLKVKRGGISTRSVLKRSERIAQMKQQGTFNDESTSPIGLPKTKVVKISMKKKKKVKEEDAKK, from the coding sequence GTGACCATCGATAAGAGCCTTAAGGTTAAGCGGGGTGGTATTTCGACCCGCAGTGTACTGAAGCGTAGCGAACGTATTGCTCAAATGAAGCAGCAAGGTACCTTCAATGACGAGAGCACTTCGCCTATCGGTCTGCCCAAGACCAAGGTCGTGAAGATCTCGATGAAGAAGAAGAAGAAGGTCAAGGAAGAAGACGCGAAGAAGTAG
- the rplL gene encoding 50S ribosomal protein L7/L12 yields the protein MSEEATATVEVSEEIKGLGDQIAGLTLKQAVELGDYLKDAHGIEAAAGGGVMVAAGGGGGGEEAAAEKTEFDVIMTDFGAQKIGVIKVVRAITGLGLKEAKDMVETKDAKIKEGVSKEDAEKAKEELEAAGAVVEIK from the coding sequence ATGTCCGAAGAAGCAACTGCAACCGTCGAAGTGTCCGAAGAAATCAAGGGTTTGGGCGATCAAATCGCTGGCCTGACCCTGAAGCAAGCCGTTGAGCTGGGCGATTACCTGAAAGACGCTCACGGCATCGAAGCCGCCGCTGGCGGTGGTGTCATGGTGGCCGCAGGTGGCGGTGGTGGCGGTGAAGAAGCTGCTGCCGAAAAGACCGAATTCGACGTCATCATGACCGACTTCGGTGCTCAGAAGATCGGCGTCATCAAGGTCGTCCGTGCGATCACTGGTCTGGGCTTGAAGGAAGCCAAGGACATGGTCGAAACCAAGGACGCCAAGATCAAAGAAGGCGTTTCCAAGGAAGACGCCGAGAAGGCGAAGGAAGAACTGGAAGCCGCTGGTGCCGTTGTCGAAATCAAGTAA
- a CDS encoding sigma-70 family RNA polymerase sigma factor: MNKGYKNVALRQLRDQQIKYAPRDRKLDQANRAEKLITEIDPNKQYPVDYIYYRLTDFRPEQPSVGSLLPGKSAAEDLRLMVEDLSDAADVSVDTVPEEVLTVEQLSDRFNVSTKTISRWRKQGLVSRKFLFEGRKRVGFLRSSVERFVKDNPDRIERGRHFSQLTDAEKLEIIDRARRLANAGGTPSEVAKRVAAKMGRSVETIRYTLKHHDDEQPKEAVFPRGTGPLTESAKQIIYGEYRHGVSVDRLAEKHGRTRASIYRVINEIRFRHIMELPLDCIYNDDFEKPELEEEILGDMPPHEKPARKVRVPSGLPTYLASLYEMPLLTREQEYHLFRKFNFLKHKALKIRETLDEQRPKSSDMDAIEQLYDQASDVKNLIVQSNLRLVVSIAKRHVGATEDFFELVSDGNMSLIRAAEKFDYSRGNKFSTYCSWAIMKNFARTIPVEFRHRDRYRTSLDEYFTTRVDERSDQYEQEMAQQTREKQIDKILHRLDEREQKIIIRRFGLDHSREPQTLKEVGEELGVTKERIRQIEARALNKLKTAARDYNFDLPETN; encoded by the coding sequence ATGAACAAGGGATATAAGAATGTCGCGCTCCGACAGTTGCGCGATCAACAAATTAAATATGCTCCCCGGGATCGAAAGCTAGATCAGGCTAATCGTGCGGAAAAGCTGATCACCGAGATCGATCCTAACAAGCAATATCCGGTCGACTACATCTACTACCGTCTGACCGATTTCCGCCCGGAACAACCGAGCGTTGGTTCACTCCTTCCAGGTAAGTCCGCCGCTGAAGATTTGCGTCTGATGGTGGAAGACCTTTCGGATGCCGCTGACGTCTCCGTCGATACTGTTCCGGAAGAAGTGCTGACGGTCGAGCAACTGAGCGATCGCTTCAACGTTTCGACCAAGACCATTTCGCGTTGGCGAAAGCAGGGGCTCGTGAGCCGTAAGTTCCTCTTCGAGGGGCGTAAGCGAGTGGGCTTCCTTCGAAGCAGCGTCGAACGCTTCGTGAAGGACAATCCTGATCGGATCGAACGAGGTCGTCATTTCAGTCAGCTCACCGATGCGGAAAAGCTGGAAATCATTGATCGAGCTCGTCGCCTGGCCAACGCTGGCGGTACGCCTTCCGAGGTTGCCAAACGCGTTGCCGCGAAGATGGGACGTAGCGTCGAAACGATTCGTTACACGCTGAAGCATCACGATGACGAACAGCCGAAAGAAGCCGTTTTTCCCCGAGGAACCGGCCCTTTGACCGAATCGGCCAAGCAGATCATCTACGGCGAATACCGCCATGGTGTGTCGGTCGATCGACTCGCGGAAAAGCACGGCCGTACCCGGGCATCGATCTATCGTGTGATCAACGAAATTCGTTTCCGTCACATCATGGAATTGCCGCTGGATTGCATCTACAACGACGACTTCGAGAAGCCGGAGTTGGAAGAAGAAATCCTGGGTGATATGCCACCTCATGAAAAGCCCGCCCGTAAGGTTCGGGTTCCATCCGGTCTGCCGACCTACCTGGCTTCGCTGTACGAAATGCCGCTGCTGACGCGTGAGCAGGAATATCACCTGTTCCGGAAGTTCAACTTCCTGAAGCACAAGGCGTTGAAGATTCGCGAAACCCTGGACGAACAGCGTCCAAAGTCGAGCGACATGGACGCCATCGAACAGCTGTACGATCAGGCCAGCGACGTGAAGAACTTGATCGTTCAGTCGAACTTGCGACTGGTGGTCTCGATCGCCAAACGCCACGTTGGTGCTACCGAAGACTTCTTCGAGCTGGTTTCGGACGGCAATATGTCGCTGATTCGTGCTGCCGAGAAGTTCGATTACTCGCGTGGTAATAAGTTCAGCACGTACTGTAGCTGGGCGATCATGAAGAACTTTGCCCGGACAATTCCGGTCGAATTCCGTCATCGCGACCGTTACCGAACGAGCTTGGACGAGTACTTCACCACGCGTGTTGACGAGCGAAGCGATCAGTACGAGCAGGAAATGGCTCAACAGACTCGTGAAAAGCAGATCGACAAGATCCTGCATCGCTTGGACGAACGTGAGCAGAAGATCATCATCCGCCGATTCGGCTTGGATCACAGCCGCGAGCCACAGACCTTGAAAGAGGTTGGTGAAGAGTTGGGTGTGACCAAGGAACGAATTCGCCAGATTGAAGCTCGGGCCCTCAACAAGCTGAAAACGGCTGCCCGGGACTACAACTTCGATCTGCCAGAAACCAACTAA
- the rplA gene encoding 50S ribosomal protein L1: MAKQSKRYRALAEKVPAEALNLKDAIVLLKSFDTTKFDQTVEIAMRLGIDPKQADQLVRGALVLPHGIGKVQRVIVFAKGDNATAAQEAGADEVGAEDLAKKIKDGWLDFDVCIASPDMMGLVGPLGRVLGPRGLMPSPRAGTVTPDVAKVVKEYKAGKVEFRNDPTGIVHAVVGRLGFEADKLQDNIQAFIDHINGLKPQAAKGTYVRSVNLSATMSPGVLVAL, from the coding sequence ATGGCTAAACAATCCAAACGATATCGAGCCCTGGCAGAAAAGGTGCCAGCGGAAGCGCTGAACCTGAAAGATGCGATCGTTCTGCTGAAGTCGTTCGATACGACCAAGTTCGATCAAACTGTTGAAATTGCGATGCGATTGGGTATCGATCCGAAGCAAGCGGACCAGTTGGTTCGTGGTGCTCTGGTTCTGCCTCACGGTATCGGCAAGGTTCAACGAGTTATCGTTTTCGCCAAGGGCGACAACGCAACCGCTGCCCAGGAAGCTGGTGCTGATGAAGTGGGTGCGGAAGACCTGGCTAAGAAGATCAAAGATGGTTGGCTCGACTTCGATGTCTGTATCGCCAGCCCAGACATGATGGGCCTGGTCGGTCCTTTGGGTCGTGTCCTCGGTCCGCGTGGTTTGATGCCATCGCCGCGTGCCGGTACCGTGACCCCCGACGTTGCCAAGGTGGTTAAGGAATATAAGGCCGGAAAGGTCGAATTCCGTAATGATCCAACTGGAATTGTTCACGCAGTGGTTGGTCGACTCGGTTTCGAAGCCGACAAGCTGCAGGACAACATCCAGGCCTTTATCGATCATATCAATGGCCTCAAGCCCCAAGCGGCGAAGGGCACTTATGTTCGTAGCGTCAATTTGAGTGCAACGATGAGCCCTGGCGTTCTAGTTGCCCTCTAA
- the rplK gene encoding 50S ribosomal protein L11, whose amino-acid sequence MAREQVGQAKFQVPGGQATPAPPVGTSLGRFGVNLGQFVQQFNDKTREFNGMPIPVVVTVYNDRTFEFICKSPPAAALLKKAAGLAKGSGTPNTKKVGKVSKDQIDDICNQKMADLNARDLEHARRMIEGTARSMGLEVTE is encoded by the coding sequence ATGGCACGGGAACAAGTAGGTCAAGCGAAGTTTCAAGTCCCTGGTGGTCAAGCCACACCGGCTCCTCCGGTTGGTACCTCGTTGGGACGTTTCGGTGTGAACCTCGGTCAGTTCGTTCAGCAGTTCAACGACAAGACCCGAGAATTCAACGGCATGCCGATCCCCGTCGTCGTGACCGTCTACAACGACCGTACCTTTGAATTCATCTGCAAGAGCCCACCAGCGGCTGCTTTGTTGAAGAAGGCTGCAGGCCTAGCCAAGGGTAGCGGCACTCCGAACACCAAGAAGGTCGGCAAGGTCAGCAAGGACCAGATCGACGACATTTGCAATCAGAAGATGGCGGACCTCAACGCCCGCGACTTGGAACATGCTCGCCGAATGATCGAAGGAACGGCTCGGAGCATGGGCCTGGAAGTCACGGAATAG